One Mycolicibacter sp. MU0083 DNA window includes the following coding sequences:
- a CDS encoding DoxX family membrane protein: protein MTAIDDRNTGALSERLKDPLFEAFFVLRTVFTVAPILFGLDKFFNLLTRVPGGAGSDHWDKYLAGWINDILPGNGDQAMYLIGVVEVAAGVLVAVAPRIGAWVVALWLGGIIVDLLTLPGYYDIALRDFGLLAAAVVLARLAQAVHVRRLA from the coding sequence ATGACCGCCATCGACGACCGAAACACCGGTGCCCTGTCCGAGCGGTTGAAGGACCCGTTGTTCGAAGCGTTCTTCGTGTTGCGCACCGTGTTCACCGTGGCCCCGATCCTGTTCGGGCTGGACAAATTCTTCAATCTCCTGACGCGCGTTCCCGGCGGGGCGGGATCCGATCACTGGGACAAATACCTCGCCGGCTGGATCAACGACATCCTGCCAGGAAACGGCGACCAGGCGATGTATCTGATCGGCGTCGTGGAGGTGGCCGCCGGAGTGCTGGTCGCGGTCGCGCCGCGGATCGGCGCCTGGGTGGTGGCGCTCTGGCTGGGCGGCATCATCGTCGACCTGCTCACCCTGCCCGGCTACTACGACATAGCGCTGCGCGACTTCGGCCTGCTGGCGGCCGCCGTCGTACTGGCGCGACTGGCGCAGGCGGTGCACGTCCGACGGCTCGCCTGA
- a CDS encoding helix-turn-helix transcriptional regulator, with product MSNSDRDLTGIGALADPVRRELYRFVVSQAGPVSRDEAAAATGLARHQAKFHLDRLEADGLLESDYARAAGRSGPGAGRPSKRYRRSRCEIAVSLPPREYELAGRLMADAIAEAAQTGAPVLGVLDRLAREHGRELGTAACRSGPPTDAAAALESATAVLGEHGYEPYRGDGEVRLANCPFHALAQSQTQLACSMNLALIGGVADALTPHCPQTRLDPDPSRCCVVLAPGTASPPP from the coding sequence ATGTCCAACTCCGACCGCGACCTGACCGGAATCGGCGCGCTCGCCGATCCGGTGCGACGTGAGCTGTACCGATTCGTCGTCTCCCAGGCCGGCCCGGTCAGCCGCGACGAGGCTGCGGCCGCGACCGGACTGGCCCGGCACCAGGCCAAGTTCCACCTCGACCGGCTGGAGGCCGACGGCCTGCTGGAGAGTGACTATGCGCGGGCGGCCGGCCGCTCCGGCCCCGGCGCCGGACGCCCGTCGAAGCGTTATCGGCGGTCCCGTTGCGAGATCGCGGTGTCGCTGCCACCCCGCGAGTACGAGCTGGCCGGGCGACTGATGGCCGACGCGATCGCCGAGGCGGCTCAAACCGGCGCACCGGTGCTCGGCGTCCTCGACAGACTGGCCCGCGAACACGGCCGCGAACTCGGCACCGCGGCATGCCGTAGCGGGCCCCCGACCGATGCGGCCGCGGCACTCGAGTCGGCCACCGCGGTGCTCGGCGAACACGGCTACGAGCCGTATCGCGGAGACGGCGAGGTGCGGTTGGCCAACTGCCCGTTCCACGCCCTGGCCCAGTCCCAGACGCAGTTGGCCTGCTCGATGAACCTCGCCCTGATCGGCGGTGTCGCCGACGCCCTCACCCCGCACTGCCCGCAGACCCGGCTGGATCCCGATCCGTCGCGCTGCTGCGTGGTCTTGGCACCCGGTACCGCGTCACCGCCGCCTTAG
- a CDS encoding NAD(P)H-dependent flavin oxidoreductase yields the protein MGGVAGGRLAAAVSAAGGLGMVGMGSTATATALRTELAALADTSRFGIGLVDWVIRAQPDLFDAALAARPTLLSVSFGADLSWVERARAAGIRTVTQVYDADDARRAAAAGVDLLVARGAEGGGHGDVRLATLPLLDAVLDAVTVPVLAAGGIASPRSLAAVLAAGASGAWLGTCLSACAEASTGDAARRALIAAAGTDTVTTRAFDVGQRLDWPERFPSRVLRNTFTDRWTGREDVLAGDRDAEAELAAGIAAADQRVAPVDAGQGVGLLTGSRPVAAVLDELCTGALNLLGGWV from the coding sequence ATGGGCGGGGTCGCCGGGGGACGGCTGGCGGCCGCGGTCAGTGCGGCCGGTGGTCTGGGCATGGTCGGGATGGGCAGCACCGCCACCGCGACGGCCCTGCGCACCGAACTGGCCGCGCTCGCCGATACGTCGCGTTTCGGAATCGGCTTGGTGGACTGGGTGATCCGTGCCCAGCCTGACCTGTTCGATGCCGCCTTGGCGGCCCGCCCGACGCTGCTGTCGGTCAGTTTCGGGGCCGACCTGTCGTGGGTCGAGCGGGCCCGCGCGGCCGGAATCCGCACCGTCACCCAGGTCTACGACGCCGACGACGCCCGCCGCGCCGCGGCTGCCGGGGTGGACCTGCTGGTGGCCCGGGGCGCCGAGGGCGGCGGTCACGGTGACGTCCGGCTGGCCACCCTGCCGCTGCTGGACGCGGTGCTGGACGCCGTCACGGTGCCGGTGCTGGCCGCGGGCGGGATCGCCTCGCCGCGCAGTCTGGCCGCGGTGCTGGCCGCCGGGGCCTCCGGCGCCTGGCTGGGGACCTGCCTGTCGGCGTGTGCCGAGGCGTCGACCGGCGACGCCGCCCGCCGGGCGCTGATCGCCGCCGCCGGCACCGACACCGTCACCACCCGGGCCTTCGACGTCGGGCAACGGCTGGACTGGCCGGAGCGGTTCCCCTCCCGGGTGCTGCGCAACACGTTCACCGACCGTTGGACCGGACGCGAGGACGTACTGGCCGGTGATCGCGACGCCGAAGCCGAGTTGGCGGCCGGGATCGCCGCCGCGGATCAGCGGGTCGCCCCGGTCGATGCCGGCCAGGGCGTCGGACTGCTCACCGGCAGCCGCCCGGTGGCGGCGGTGCTCGACGAACTGTGCACCGGGGCACTGAACCTGTTGGGGGGCTGGGTCTAA
- a CDS encoding cupin domain-containing protein, with product MESTSLTTLADEMLAEAKQHHSGRAAHTVYGGSVHHLRQTLVALQAGQALAEHDSPGESTLQVLRGRVRLTAGEDSWEGAAGELATLPRSRHALESLEDSVVLLTVAKSASH from the coding sequence ATGGAATCGACCTCTTTGACCACATTGGCCGACGAGATGCTCGCCGAGGCCAAGCAACACCACAGTGGGCGGGCGGCCCATACCGTCTACGGCGGTTCGGTGCATCACCTGCGGCAGACCCTGGTCGCGCTGCAGGCCGGCCAGGCGCTGGCCGAACACGACAGCCCGGGGGAGTCGACCCTGCAGGTGCTGCGCGGCCGGGTACGGCTGACCGCCGGTGAGGACAGTTGGGAGGGCGCGGCCGGGGAACTCGCCACCCTGCCGCGCAGTCGCCACGCGCTGGAGTCGCTGGAGGACTCGGTGGTGCTGTTGACCGTGGCCAAGAGCGCCTCGCACTGA
- a CDS encoding helix-turn-helix transcriptional regulator, giving the protein MTDIAKPSGPTGGRRLDVLRLVQASDEPLSIAQIADELRVHPNTVRFHLDTLVEDGRVEQTEPDHKGRGRPALMFRAIRQMDRGGPRRFRLLAEILTIGLASDTDPSGKALAAGRAWGRRLRPLHEPTEPGDVEESTEHLVEMLDELGFDPEYLQPDATGEQQLGLRHCPFLELAETSVEVTCPIHLGLMQGALEAWEAPVTVDRLDPFAQPDLCVAHLKSLTRNGTRVDPPPNTRQLEGPAE; this is encoded by the coding sequence GTGACCGACATCGCCAAGCCGTCTGGGCCAACCGGAGGACGTCGCCTCGACGTGCTTCGGCTGGTGCAGGCGTCGGATGAACCGCTGAGCATCGCGCAGATCGCCGACGAACTGCGGGTGCATCCCAACACGGTGCGTTTCCACCTCGACACTCTGGTCGAAGACGGCCGGGTGGAGCAGACCGAACCCGACCACAAGGGGCGCGGACGTCCGGCGCTGATGTTTCGGGCGATTCGGCAGATGGACCGCGGTGGTCCGCGTCGATTCCGGCTGCTCGCCGAGATCCTGACCATCGGGTTGGCCTCCGACACCGATCCCAGCGGCAAGGCGCTGGCCGCCGGCCGGGCGTGGGGCCGGAGATTGCGGCCGTTGCACGAGCCCACCGAACCCGGTGACGTCGAGGAATCGACCGAACACCTCGTCGAGATGCTCGACGAGCTGGGGTTCGACCCCGAGTACCTGCAACCCGATGCCACCGGAGAGCAGCAGCTCGGTCTGCGGCACTGCCCCTTCCTGGAACTCGCGGAGACCTCGGTCGAAGTGACCTGCCCGATTCACCTGGGTCTGATGCAGGGCGCGCTGGAAGCCTGGGAGGCTCCGGTGACCGTCGATCGCCTCGACCCGTTCGCCCAACCCGACCTGTGCGTGGCGCACCTGAAGTCGCTGACCCGCAACGGAACGCGGGTCGACCCGCCACCGAACACCAGGCAGCTGGAAGGCCCGGCCGAGTGA
- the fdxA gene encoding ferredoxin gives MAYVIGKPCVDVMDRACVEECPVDCIYEGGRALYIHPDECVDCGACEPVCPVEAIYYEDDLPDELQLHQADNAAFFAEALPGRDEALGSPGGAAKIGPLGIDTPLVAGYPPQGE, from the coding sequence ATGGCATATGTGATCGGGAAGCCGTGCGTCGACGTGATGGACCGGGCTTGCGTGGAAGAGTGTCCGGTTGACTGCATCTACGAAGGCGGTCGAGCCCTCTACATCCACCCGGATGAATGTGTGGACTGCGGAGCCTGCGAGCCGGTGTGCCCGGTCGAGGCCATCTACTACGAAGATGACCTCCCGGACGAGCTGCAACTCCACCAGGCCGACAACGCGGCGTTCTTCGCCGAGGCCCTGCCGGGGCGCGACGAGGCGCTCGGTTCGCCCGGCGGCGCCGCCAAGATCGGCCCGCTCGGAATCGACACTCCGCTGGTTGCCGGTTATCCGCCCCAGGGGGAGTGA
- a CDS encoding enoyl-CoA hydratase/isomerase family protein, with translation MPDNSRYRDFPSLRLEAAGDGVLTLILDAPGLNSVGPQMHRDLADVWPVIDRDDSVRAVVVRGEGRAFSAGGSFELIEKIVGDHAGRMQVLREARDLVLNLINFSKPVISAISGPAVGAGLVVALLSDISVAGRTARLIDGHTKLGVAAGDHAAICWPLLVGMAKAKYYLLTCETLDGEEAERIGLVSKCVDDDQVLATATEIAENLAHGAQDAIRFTKHSLNHWYRQFAPAFETSLGLEFLGFSGPDVTEGLAAIKEKRTPRFG, from the coding sequence ATGCCCGACAACTCCCGCTACCGCGATTTTCCATCCCTGCGCCTCGAGGCCGCCGGCGACGGGGTGCTGACCCTGATACTCGACGCTCCCGGACTCAATTCGGTGGGGCCGCAGATGCACCGCGACCTCGCCGACGTGTGGCCGGTGATCGACCGCGACGACTCGGTCCGCGCGGTGGTGGTGCGCGGCGAGGGCAGGGCGTTCTCGGCGGGCGGCAGCTTCGAGCTGATCGAGAAGATCGTCGGCGACCACGCCGGACGCATGCAGGTGCTGCGCGAGGCCCGTGACCTGGTGCTGAACCTGATCAACTTCTCCAAACCGGTGATCTCGGCGATCAGTGGACCCGCGGTGGGCGCGGGCCTGGTGGTGGCCCTGCTGTCCGACATCTCGGTGGCCGGGCGCACCGCCCGGCTGATCGACGGCCACACCAAGCTCGGGGTCGCCGCCGGTGATCACGCGGCGATCTGCTGGCCGCTGCTGGTCGGCATGGCCAAGGCCAAGTACTACCTGCTGACCTGCGAAACGCTGGACGGCGAGGAGGCCGAACGCATCGGTTTGGTGTCCAAGTGCGTCGACGACGACCAGGTGCTGGCCACCGCCACCGAAATCGCCGAGAATCTGGCGCACGGGGCCCAGGATGCGATCCGCTTCACCAAGCACAGCCTCAACCACTGGTATCGGCAGTTCGCGCCGGCGTTCGAGACCTCGTTGGGCCTGGAATTCCTGGGCTTCTCCGGCCCGGACGTGACCGAGGGACTGGCCGCCATCAAGGAGAAGCGCACGCCGCGCTTCGGCTGA
- a CDS encoding acyl-CoA synthetase has translation MEFNLARVFSAVAEAVPDRDCIVFGDRRLSFGQVQGRSQRLARALHEHGLGVRRERGELAPDESGQSHLALYLANGNEYLEGMLGAYNARVAPFNVNYRYVADELVYLLTNAAAEAIMYHARYAPTLAEALQQAGDRLAEPMLIHVDDDSGHPPLPGAVRYEELLATTSAEPLDLALSPDDLYLLYTGGTTGMPKGVMWRQHDIYINAMGGRAFGTGAVPTDMAEIVDRARAGGAGSMTVAPLMHGAAQWAAFITLLGGRPFVMSTATDRFDPVATWELAAKERVISLSIVGDAFARPLADALEAGGPELAEDLSGLFVLASGGAALTVPVKQRILDLLPQLSILDAGGSSETGAQMGQTTSKDQPSTGRFTPNPGAVVVSEDMSRILTPGDDEIGWLAQQGYVPLGYLGDPEKSARTFPVIEGVRHSVPGDRARWDADGGIELLGRDSVTINSGGEKIFAEEVEAAIAQHPAVYDVVVVGRPSERWGNEVVAVVQLAEGAQADSADIVAEAAHHIARYKLPKDVVFCPQVQRSPSGKADYRWAKAQAVAAQQA, from the coding sequence GTGGAATTCAACCTCGCCCGAGTGTTCTCGGCAGTCGCGGAGGCCGTCCCGGACCGGGATTGCATCGTCTTCGGTGACCGACGTCTCAGTTTCGGCCAGGTGCAGGGTCGGTCACAGCGGCTGGCGCGGGCCCTGCACGAGCACGGTCTGGGTGTCCGGCGAGAACGCGGCGAGCTGGCTCCCGACGAATCCGGGCAAAGTCATCTGGCGCTGTACCTGGCAAACGGCAACGAATACCTCGAGGGCATGCTCGGCGCCTACAACGCCCGGGTCGCCCCGTTCAACGTCAACTACCGCTACGTCGCCGACGAACTGGTCTACCTGCTGACCAACGCCGCCGCCGAAGCGATCATGTACCACGCCCGGTATGCCCCCACCCTGGCCGAGGCGCTGCAGCAGGCCGGCGACCGGTTAGCCGAGCCGATGCTGATCCACGTCGACGACGACTCCGGGCATCCGCCGCTGCCCGGTGCGGTGCGCTACGAGGAACTGCTGGCCACCACCTCCGCCGAGCCGCTGGATCTGGCGCTGTCCCCGGATGACCTGTATCTGCTCTACACCGGCGGCACCACCGGCATGCCCAAGGGCGTGATGTGGCGCCAGCACGACATCTATATCAACGCGATGGGCGGTCGGGCGTTCGGTACCGGCGCGGTACCCACCGACATGGCCGAGATCGTCGACCGGGCGCGCGCGGGAGGCGCCGGTTCGATGACGGTGGCACCGCTGATGCACGGCGCCGCCCAATGGGCCGCGTTCATCACGCTGCTCGGCGGCCGACCGTTCGTCATGTCGACGGCCACCGACCGATTCGATCCGGTGGCGACCTGGGAGTTGGCCGCAAAAGAGCGGGTCATCTCGTTGTCGATCGTCGGCGACGCCTTCGCCCGGCCGTTGGCCGACGCCCTGGAGGCCGGTGGCCCCGAGCTGGCTGAAGACCTGTCGGGCCTGTTCGTCCTGGCCAGTGGCGGTGCCGCGCTGACCGTGCCCGTCAAACAGCGGATCTTGGACCTGCTGCCGCAGCTGTCGATCCTCGACGCCGGCGGGTCCTCGGAGACCGGCGCGCAGATGGGGCAGACCACCAGCAAAGACCAGCCCTCCACCGGTCGGTTCACACCGAACCCCGGCGCGGTGGTGGTCAGCGAGGACATGTCGCGCATCCTCACCCCCGGCGACGACGAGATCGGCTGGCTGGCGCAGCAGGGCTACGTCCCGCTGGGTTATCTCGGGGATCCGGAGAAGTCGGCTCGCACGTTCCCGGTCATCGAGGGCGTCCGGCATTCGGTCCCGGGGGATCGGGCCCGCTGGGACGCCGACGGCGGCATCGAGCTGCTCGGTCGCGACTCGGTGACGATCAACTCCGGCGGTGAGAAGATCTTCGCCGAGGAGGTCGAGGCCGCGATCGCCCAGCACCCCGCCGTCTACGACGTGGTGGTGGTGGGCCGGCCCAGCGAGCGGTGGGGCAACGAGGTCGTCGCGGTCGTGCAGCTCGCCGAGGGCGCGCAGGCGGACTCCGCCGACATCGTCGCCGAAGCGGCGCATCACATCGCGCGTTACAAGTTGCCCAAAGACGTGGTGTTCTGCCCGCAGGTACAGCGCTCGCCGTCGGGCAAGGCCGACTATCGGTGGGCCAAGGCGCAGGCGGTCGCCGCCCAACAGGCCTAG
- a CDS encoding DedA family protein, protein MSVDVLLHSIPPVLVYLLVGGVIGLESLGIPLPGELMLVGAALLSSRHELAVDPAGVALAAIIGAIIGDSIGYSIGRRFGMPLFDRLGRRFPNHFGPGHIAFAERSFGRWGTSAVFFGRFIALLRILAGPLAGALKMPYRHFLAANVLGAICWAGGTTALVYYAGVAAEHWLSRFSWVAMLIAVLGGLVATIALRGRIGAQIAEMNARYQEPDPVE, encoded by the coding sequence ATGTCGGTGGATGTCCTGCTGCACTCGATCCCGCCCGTTTTGGTGTACCTACTCGTCGGTGGGGTGATCGGCTTGGAGAGCCTCGGCATCCCTTTGCCCGGCGAGCTCATGTTGGTCGGTGCCGCATTGCTGTCGTCGCGGCACGAGTTGGCGGTCGACCCCGCCGGAGTCGCGCTGGCGGCGATCATCGGAGCGATCATCGGTGACTCGATCGGCTACTCGATCGGTCGGCGCTTCGGTATGCCGCTGTTCGACCGTCTCGGTCGCCGATTCCCCAACCACTTCGGGCCCGGCCACATCGCGTTCGCCGAACGGTCCTTCGGCCGCTGGGGAACCAGCGCGGTGTTCTTCGGTCGGTTTATCGCCCTGCTGCGCATCCTGGCCGGCCCGCTGGCGGGTGCGTTGAAGATGCCCTACCGGCATTTCCTGGCCGCCAACGTGCTCGGTGCCATCTGCTGGGCCGGCGGCACCACCGCCCTGGTGTACTACGCCGGGGTCGCCGCCGAACACTGGCTGTCCCGATTCTCCTGGGTGGCGATGCTGATCGCGGTGTTGGGCGGGTTGGTCGCCACCATCGCGCTGCGGGGCCGGATCGGGGCGCAGATCGCCGAGATGAACGCGCGGTATCAGGAGCCCGACCCGGTC